One genomic region from Salvia hispanica cultivar TCC Black 2014 chromosome 2, UniMelb_Shisp_WGS_1.0, whole genome shotgun sequence encodes:
- the LOC125207221 gene encoding inositol transporter 4-like isoform X1: MVEGGAVAAADKTEFTECWRTSWQTPYITRLALSAGIGGLLFGYDTGVISGALLYIREDFEEVDKKTWLQETIVSMAVFGAIFGAACGGWINDKFGRRISILVADVLFLIGAVVMAIAPSPWVIILGRIQVGLGVGMASMTAPLYISEASPHRIRGALVSTNGFLITGGQFLSYLINLAFTHAPGNWRWMLGIAGLPAIVQFVLMLQLPESPRWLYVHGKETEARAILEKIYSANEVEEEMEALRSSVEEEEENSLKGGLFDKLKKAWGNIVVRRGLYAGITAQVAQQFVGINTVMYYSPTIIQFAGFASNKTAMALSLITSGLNMVGSVISMCFVDRYGRRRLMILSMIGIITCLLVLSVIFNEAANMSPPVSYAETAVFGGNTSCPAYIAAPNADSWSCTQCLGKDTACAFCGSSIKKNEAGACLILDDAVRSTCRESKRTWYSQGCPSRIGYLAVLFLALYIIVYSPGMGTAPWIVNSEIYPLKYRGLCGGIAAVSNWTSNLIVSETFLTLTEHLGSSGTFLLFAGFSTVGLVAIFMLVPETKGMQFEEVERMLRKGFSPFDKYGDQPSKDKEVFIVINYD; the protein is encoded by the exons ATGGTCGAGGGCGGCGCAGTCGCGGCTGCGGACAAGACCGAGTTCACAGAATGCTGGAGGACGTCGTGGCAAACGCCTTACATCACGAGGCTCGCCTTGTCCGCCGGCATTGGCGGCCTCCTCTTCGGTTACGACACAG GTGTAATTTCGGGTGCACTTTTGTACATAAGGGAGGATTTCGAGGAAGTAGACAAGAAGACATGGCTGCAGGAGACCATAGTGAGCATGGCCGTTTTCGGCGCCATCTTCGGCGCGGCCTGCGGCGGCTGGATCAACGACAAGTTCGGCCGCAGGATCTCGATCTTGGTCGCGGACGTTCTCTTCCTCATTGGCGCGGTGGTGATGGCCATCGCGCCGTCGCCGTGGGTGATCATCCTCGGGAGGATTCAAGTCGGCCTCGGCGTGGGGATGGCTTCCATGACCGCCCCGCTCTACATCTCCGAAGCCTCCCCTCATAGAATACGCGGCGCTCTCGTCAGCACCAACGGCTTTCTCATCACCGGCGGCCAGTTTCTCTCCTACCTCATCAACCTCGCATTCACCCACGCCCCTGGGAACTGGCGCTGGATGCTCGGCATCGCGGGCCTCCCCGCCATCGTGCAATTCGTGCTCATGTTGCAACTCCCTGAGTCCCCGAGGTGGCTCTATGTGCACGGGAAGGAAACCGAAGCTCGGgccattttagaaaaaatctACTCTGCCAACGAGGTCGAGGAGGAGATGGAGGCTCTTCGCTCGTCtgttgaggaggaggaggagaactCTCTAAAAGGTGGACTTTTTGACAAGCTGAAGAAGGCATGGGGGAACATTGTGGTAAGAAGAGGTCTTTATGCTGGTATCACAGCTCAGGTGGCTCAGCAGTTTGTTGGTATCAACACTGTCATGTACTACAGTCCCACCATCATCCAGTTCGCCGGGTTTGCCAGTAACAAGACCGCCATGGCGCTCTCCCTCATCACCTCGGGCCTAAACATGGTCGGCTCGGTAATCAGCATGTGCTTTGTGGATAGATACGGCCGGAGGAGGCTCATGATCTTATCCATGATCGGCATCATCACCTGCTTGTTG GTGTTGTCAGTGATCTTCAACGAGGCGGCGAACATGTCCCCTCCGGTGAGCTATGCGGAGACCGCGGTCTTCGGGGGCAACACCTCCTGCCCTGCCTACATAGCAGCCCCCAACGCGGACTCCTGGAGCTGCACGCAGTGTCTTGGAAAAGACACTGCATGCGCCTTCTGCGGCTCGTCCATCAAAAAGAACGAGGCGGGAGCGTGCCTGATCCTGGACGACGCCGTGAGGAGCACGTGCCGCGAGTCGAAGCGCACGTGGTACTCGCAGGGGTGCCCCAGCAGGATAGGATACCTGGCTGTTCTGTTTCTTGCTCTGTATATAATCGTGTACTCCCCTGGCATGGGGACGGCGCCGTGGATCGTGAACTCGGAGATATATCCGTTGAAGTACCGAGGGCTGTGCGGGGGGATCGCGGCGGTGTCGAACTGGACGTCGAATCTGATCGTGAGTGAGACGTTTTTGACGCTGACGGAGCATCTGGGGTCGTCGGGGACGTTCTTGTTGTTTGCGGGGTTCTCGACGGTGGGGCTGGTGGCGATATTCATGCTGGTGCCGGAGACGAAGGGGATGCAGTTTGAGGAGGTGGAGAGGATGCTGAGGAAGGGGTTCTCTCCTTTTGACAAGTATGGGGATCAGCCATCTAAGGATAAGGAAGTA TTCattgtaataaattatgattga
- the LOC125207221 gene encoding inositol transporter 4-like isoform X2 produces the protein MVEGGAVAAADKTEFTECWRTSWQTPYITRLALSAGIGGLLFGYDTGVISGALLYIREDFEEVDKKTWLQETIVSMAVFGAIFGAACGGWINDKFGRRISILVADVLFLIGAVVMAIAPSPWVIILGRIQVGLGVGMASMTAPLYISEASPHRIRGALVSTNGFLITGGQFLSYLINLAFTHAPGNWRWMLGIAGLPAIVQFVLMLQLPESPRWLYVHGKETEARAILEKIYSANEVEEEMEALRSSVEEEEENSLKGGLFDKLKKAWGNIVVRRGLYAGITAQVAQQFVGINTVMYYSPTIIQFAGFASNKTAMALSLITSGLNMVGSVISMCFVDRYGRRRLMILSMIGIITCLLVLSVIFNEAANMSPPVSYAETAVFGGNTSCPAYIAAPNADSWSCTQCLGKDTACAFCGSSIKKNEAGACLILDDAVRSTCRESKRTWYSQGCPSRIGYLAVLFLALYIIVYSPGMGTAPWIVNSEIYPLKYRGLCGGIAAVSNWTSNLIVSETFLTLTEHLGSSGTFLLFAGFSTVGLVAIFMLVPETKGMQFEEVERMLRKGFSPFDKYGDQPSKDKEVALALI, from the exons ATGGTCGAGGGCGGCGCAGTCGCGGCTGCGGACAAGACCGAGTTCACAGAATGCTGGAGGACGTCGTGGCAAACGCCTTACATCACGAGGCTCGCCTTGTCCGCCGGCATTGGCGGCCTCCTCTTCGGTTACGACACAG GTGTAATTTCGGGTGCACTTTTGTACATAAGGGAGGATTTCGAGGAAGTAGACAAGAAGACATGGCTGCAGGAGACCATAGTGAGCATGGCCGTTTTCGGCGCCATCTTCGGCGCGGCCTGCGGCGGCTGGATCAACGACAAGTTCGGCCGCAGGATCTCGATCTTGGTCGCGGACGTTCTCTTCCTCATTGGCGCGGTGGTGATGGCCATCGCGCCGTCGCCGTGGGTGATCATCCTCGGGAGGATTCAAGTCGGCCTCGGCGTGGGGATGGCTTCCATGACCGCCCCGCTCTACATCTCCGAAGCCTCCCCTCATAGAATACGCGGCGCTCTCGTCAGCACCAACGGCTTTCTCATCACCGGCGGCCAGTTTCTCTCCTACCTCATCAACCTCGCATTCACCCACGCCCCTGGGAACTGGCGCTGGATGCTCGGCATCGCGGGCCTCCCCGCCATCGTGCAATTCGTGCTCATGTTGCAACTCCCTGAGTCCCCGAGGTGGCTCTATGTGCACGGGAAGGAAACCGAAGCTCGGgccattttagaaaaaatctACTCTGCCAACGAGGTCGAGGAGGAGATGGAGGCTCTTCGCTCGTCtgttgaggaggaggaggagaactCTCTAAAAGGTGGACTTTTTGACAAGCTGAAGAAGGCATGGGGGAACATTGTGGTAAGAAGAGGTCTTTATGCTGGTATCACAGCTCAGGTGGCTCAGCAGTTTGTTGGTATCAACACTGTCATGTACTACAGTCCCACCATCATCCAGTTCGCCGGGTTTGCCAGTAACAAGACCGCCATGGCGCTCTCCCTCATCACCTCGGGCCTAAACATGGTCGGCTCGGTAATCAGCATGTGCTTTGTGGATAGATACGGCCGGAGGAGGCTCATGATCTTATCCATGATCGGCATCATCACCTGCTTGTTG GTGTTGTCAGTGATCTTCAACGAGGCGGCGAACATGTCCCCTCCGGTGAGCTATGCGGAGACCGCGGTCTTCGGGGGCAACACCTCCTGCCCTGCCTACATAGCAGCCCCCAACGCGGACTCCTGGAGCTGCACGCAGTGTCTTGGAAAAGACACTGCATGCGCCTTCTGCGGCTCGTCCATCAAAAAGAACGAGGCGGGAGCGTGCCTGATCCTGGACGACGCCGTGAGGAGCACGTGCCGCGAGTCGAAGCGCACGTGGTACTCGCAGGGGTGCCCCAGCAGGATAGGATACCTGGCTGTTCTGTTTCTTGCTCTGTATATAATCGTGTACTCCCCTGGCATGGGGACGGCGCCGTGGATCGTGAACTCGGAGATATATCCGTTGAAGTACCGAGGGCTGTGCGGGGGGATCGCGGCGGTGTCGAACTGGACGTCGAATCTGATCGTGAGTGAGACGTTTTTGACGCTGACGGAGCATCTGGGGTCGTCGGGGACGTTCTTGTTGTTTGCGGGGTTCTCGACGGTGGGGCTGGTGGCGATATTCATGCTGGTGCCGGAGACGAAGGGGATGCAGTTTGAGGAGGTGGAGAGGATGCTGAGGAAGGGGTTCTCTCCTTTTGACAAGTATGGGGATCAGCCATCTAAGGATAAGGAAGTA GCTCTGGCTCTCATTTGA
- the LOC125205349 gene encoding solute carrier family 25 member 44-like isoform X2, producing the protein MALEAADAATPPQLALADTDVNWDRLDKTRFHVIGAILFTMQSALIHPTAVVKTRMQVAGSDISRMNGLSVFRHIIRSDGVPGIFRGFATSAIGSLPGRVLALTSLEMSKDMTLKYTKGLDMPEATRIGIANGVAGMVSNLLSCVYFVPLDVVCQRLMVQGVPGTTICNGPFDVVRKVIRAEGFRGLYRGFGLTATYQSPASALWWGSYGSAQHMIWRSLGYTDDMEKKPSHVELVSVQATAGMVAGACSSLITTPIDTVKTRLQEDLR; encoded by the exons ATGGCCCTAGAAGCCGCAGACGCCGCCACCCCTCCCCAATTGGCCCTCGCCGACACCGACGTCAACTGGGATAG GCTGGATAAGACGAGGTTTCACGTGATTGGGGCCATTCTATTCACAATGCAGTCGGCTTTAATACACCCTACTGCGGTTGTGAAGACACGGATGCAAGTAGCTGGATCGGACATATCTAGGATGAATGGACTATCTGTTTTCAGGCACATTATCAGGAGCGATGGCGTTCCTGGTATTTTCAGAGGCTTTGCCACATCGGCCATTGGATCGTTGCCAGGTCGGGTGCTGGCTTTAACTTCACTTGAAATGTCAAAGGATATGACCCTGAAATACACAAAAGGCCTGGATATGCCAGAAGCAACAAGAATTGGTATTGCGAATGGAGTTGCGGGAATGGTTTCCAATTTATTATCATGTGTATACTTTGTTCCCTTGGATGTG GTTTGCCAGAGGTTAATGGTCCAAGGAGTTCCCGGAACTACAATTTGCAATGGCCCATTTGATGTTGTACGCAAAGTGATAAGAGCTGAAGGATTTCGTGGCTTATACAGAGGTTTTGGACTAACAGCTACATACCAATCCCCTGCATCGGCTCTTTGGTGGGGTTCCTATGGTTCAGCCCAACATATGATCTGGAG GAGCCTGGGCTACACTGATGATATGGAAAAGAAACCATCACATGTAGAATTGGTTAGTGTTCAAGCCACAGCTGGCATGGTT